A part of Balneola sp. genomic DNA contains:
- the ftsY gene encoding signal recognition particle-docking protein FtsY produces the protein MGFLEKLGIKKKETLEQGVEKSRAGILNKLGKALAGKDTVDDEILDELEEILITSDVGVKTTIEIIKRIEKRVARDKYVNQSELQKMLREEIVALLQENPTEKPAEFDAEFPSKPHIVLVVGVNGVGKTTTIGKLSYMYNSAGKNVLLGAADTFRAAAVDQLKIWSERADVPIIEQGQDADPAAVAFDTASAAKARAADIALIDTAGRLHNKKALMDELSKIKRVMSKVIDDAPHEVILVLDASTGQNAMQQAKAFTEAVDITGLALTKLDGTAKGGIVIGISHELNVPVKYIGLGEKIEDLQVFDKADFVNALFGE, from the coding sequence ATGGGATTTTTAGAAAAACTAGGCATCAAGAAAAAGGAAACGCTTGAACAAGGCGTGGAAAAAAGCCGTGCAGGGATTTTAAATAAGCTAGGAAAAGCGCTAGCCGGAAAAGATACTGTTGACGATGAAATTCTTGATGAGTTAGAAGAGATTTTAATCACCTCTGATGTTGGGGTGAAAACTACCATCGAGATCATAAAGCGCATTGAAAAACGAGTAGCTCGTGATAAGTATGTAAACCAGAGTGAACTTCAGAAAATGCTCCGTGAGGAAATTGTTGCTCTCCTCCAGGAAAACCCAACCGAAAAACCTGCGGAGTTTGATGCTGAATTCCCTTCAAAACCACACATTGTTTTGGTGGTGGGAGTAAATGGGGTTGGAAAAACCACTACTATTGGAAAGTTATCTTATATGTATAATTCTGCCGGTAAGAATGTGCTGCTTGGTGCTGCCGATACCTTTAGAGCGGCGGCGGTAGATCAACTTAAAATCTGGAGCGAGCGGGCAGATGTTCCGATAATCGAACAAGGCCAGGATGCTGATCCTGCTGCTGTTGCTTTTGATACTGCCTCAGCGGCTAAAGCCCGAGCTGCAGATATTGCCCTAATTGACACTGCCGGAAGACTTCACAACAAAAAAGCTTTGATGGATGAGCTCTCTAAAATTAAGAGGGTAATGAGCAAGGTGATTGACGATGCTCCACATGAAGTGATTTTGGTACTGGATGCTTCTACCGGACAAAACGCTATGCAACAAGCCAAGGCTTTTACTGAGGCAGTAGATATTACTGGGTTGGCACTAACTAAATTAGATGGAACAGCGAAAGGAGGGATTGTAATCGGTATCTCTCACGAACTGAATGTTCCCGTAAAGTATATCGGGCTCGGAGAAAAGATCGAAGATCTACAGGTTTTTGATAAAGCAGATTTTGTAAATGCTCTATTTGGGGAATAA
- a CDS encoding CHAT domain-containing protein codes for MAFIKKPILLFLISLCFKTLALPQSWISEYDFFMGQGEELWEALNYEEAAAEYEKAYRISKSSKDTLRVIDSGLKASRSLLQAEKPDETLDFLSNLEAYFSSNTPPSKKVLFLEIKGGCYQRFGQTEVMLSVYKEALSIGSPEKEPITYGNLLLNSGYGEIRLANYELALELFEKGLVVFSETESISSISKANLSIYLAYLYMGDLDKGTSYLFESFTQAKASSEPEALRNIYQYLSDYYNRKGELSTAISYAEFGLQISEEMGQGEYVARYYEQLANTYRLVGEIDRALSYYDRVLSFFQSIGNTDRVAELFISIGYCFREKGEYEEAEEVLFKALEYYRDKKRNYDIAFVLESIGGNAFYSGNFDKAYTNLKESSELAKKHSFKRIEQNALAFMLLLPEGYLSPLERKAIAKYMFSSSETLDLRHQLRSLRYLSEIHATSSLDSAFYYANQAFEKIEQQRLGTTDGILRADIFAGHATFYNTVGSWHSSMNEDYESAFDLFESSKSRVLLDELAEKNAPELELSPENQIQLKQHQKQIDQLFRQKESARSQEEIESLNHEITDAKFEYEVALERIRDAHPVWSSFLYPERVGLSDTQKLLDSDSGILYYSFIKNGLAVMLITKDEVYYHQIDGEYRYKSKLAKEINAFRDAIINVEEEVILDSLSGPLYGQLFAPFENQLESISNLAVVPDGPIALLPLDALMNDGSFLVNRFTIKSLPSVTSYLKLSDPYRKTEKDIFAVAGSGFEEGDPFLRSKTQNAFAALPFTLIEADSVSSHFEESYVLKNDAVTEAGIKNVDISEYRYLHFATHGNIDEASPRQSGLILSKKSEMERLFGEDGYLNAVEISSFDISADLVVLSACNTATGKVITGEGLMGLQRSFLVAGASSVVASLWSIYDRSTPVFMNKFYKNLVEMESEEIGFFDRISLWFNNYEPELFDYKTKALRETKLEMLDHPYYDHPVHWASFVITGK; via the coding sequence ATGGCCTTTATAAAAAAGCCTATCCTGCTATTTCTTATCTCTTTGTGTTTCAAAACACTAGCTCTTCCTCAATCCTGGATAAGTGAATACGACTTCTTTATGGGGCAAGGAGAGGAGTTGTGGGAAGCATTGAATTATGAAGAAGCGGCTGCTGAATATGAAAAGGCTTACCGGATTAGTAAAAGCAGTAAAGACACTCTCCGAGTTATTGACTCTGGATTAAAGGCTTCCAGGAGCCTTCTCCAAGCCGAGAAACCTGATGAGACCCTAGATTTTCTTTCCAATTTAGAGGCTTACTTCTCCTCAAATACACCACCCTCAAAGAAAGTCTTATTTCTGGAAATTAAAGGTGGATGTTACCAACGGTTCGGACAAACAGAGGTGATGTTAAGTGTCTATAAAGAAGCTCTTAGTATTGGTAGCCCTGAAAAAGAACCCATTACTTATGGAAATTTACTTCTCAATTCCGGATATGGAGAAATCAGGCTTGCTAATTATGAATTAGCACTGGAACTTTTTGAAAAAGGATTAGTCGTTTTTTCCGAAACAGAAAGTATTTCCTCCATAAGTAAGGCAAACCTATCTATTTATCTGGCTTACTTATATATGGGAGATTTGGATAAAGGTACATCCTATCTATTTGAAAGTTTTACGCAGGCAAAGGCCTCCAGTGAGCCTGAAGCATTAAGAAACATTTATCAATATTTAAGTGATTACTACAATAGAAAGGGAGAGCTCTCTACTGCTATTTCGTATGCTGAATTTGGACTTCAAATATCAGAAGAAATGGGACAGGGCGAATACGTTGCCAGATACTACGAACAGCTGGCTAATACTTACCGCTTGGTAGGCGAAATTGATCGTGCATTAAGTTATTACGACAGAGTATTAAGCTTTTTTCAATCGATTGGTAATACCGATAGAGTTGCAGAGCTATTTATAAGCATTGGGTATTGCTTTCGTGAAAAAGGTGAGTATGAAGAAGCGGAAGAAGTTCTGTTTAAGGCACTTGAATATTATAGAGACAAAAAACGGAATTATGATATCGCTTTTGTTTTGGAGTCTATAGGCGGAAACGCATTTTATTCTGGAAATTTCGATAAGGCTTACACCAATTTAAAAGAGTCCTCGGAACTTGCTAAAAAACACAGTTTCAAAAGGATTGAGCAAAACGCTCTTGCATTCATGCTGCTTCTACCAGAAGGATACCTCTCCCCATTAGAAAGAAAGGCAATCGCTAAGTATATGTTCTCGTCTTCAGAGACTTTAGACTTGCGTCATCAATTGCGATCATTGAGATATCTTTCTGAAATACACGCTACTTCAAGCTTAGATAGTGCTTTTTATTATGCAAATCAGGCTTTTGAGAAAATTGAACAACAGCGATTGGGTACAACAGATGGGATTCTCAGAGCAGATATTTTTGCTGGTCACGCCACCTTTTATAATACCGTTGGTTCCTGGCATTCTTCTATGAATGAAGATTATGAATCAGCCTTTGATTTATTTGAGTCATCTAAATCCAGGGTCTTATTAGATGAGCTAGCTGAAAAAAATGCTCCTGAATTAGAGCTTAGCCCGGAGAATCAAATTCAGCTAAAACAGCACCAAAAACAGATCGATCAACTATTTAGACAAAAAGAAAGCGCTCGGTCTCAGGAGGAAATTGAGAGCTTGAACCATGAGATCACAGATGCAAAATTTGAATATGAAGTAGCACTTGAAAGAATCAGAGATGCTCACCCGGTTTGGAGTTCTTTTTTATATCCGGAACGAGTTGGTTTAAGCGATACTCAAAAACTTCTGGATAGTGATTCCGGGATCCTTTACTACTCGTTTATAAAAAATGGCTTGGCCGTGATGCTTATAACCAAAGATGAGGTTTATTACCATCAAATTGATGGGGAGTATAGGTACAAGAGTAAATTGGCCAAAGAAATAAATGCTTTTAGAGATGCAATTATTAATGTAGAAGAGGAAGTTATACTCGATTCATTATCGGGGCCATTATATGGACAATTATTTGCTCCTTTCGAAAATCAGTTGGAGTCGATTTCAAATTTAGCTGTCGTTCCTGATGGACCTATAGCTCTGCTTCCTCTTGATGCTTTAATGAATGACGGTTCCTTCCTTGTCAATCGATTTACTATTAAGTCTTTACCCTCTGTAACCAGCTACCTAAAACTGAGTGACCCATATCGTAAAACAGAAAAAGATATTTTTGCAGTTGCTGGTTCTGGCTTCGAGGAGGGAGATCCCTTCCTTCGCTCAAAAACTCAAAATGCCTTTGCTGCCCTTCCTTTTACTCTTATCGAAGCTGATTCTGTTTCGTCTCATTTCGAAGAAAGTTATGTCCTAAAAAATGATGCAGTAACTGAAGCGGGCATTAAAAATGTGGATATATCGGAGTACCGTTACCTTCATTTTGCCACACACGGAAACATTGACGAAGCCTCTCCCAGACAAAGCGGACTTATACTATCTAAAAAGTCAGAGATGGAGCGGCTTTTTGGAGAGGATGGGTATCTAAATGCCGTTGAAATAAGCTCGTTTGATATTTCTGCTGACCTGGTTGTTCTTAGTGCATGTAATACAGCTACAGGAAAAGTTATAACTGGAGAGGGATTAATGGGACTACAGCGCTCTTTCCTGGTAGCTGGAGCCTCATCGGTTGTAGCCAGCTTGTGGAGTATTTATGATCGTAGCACTCCTGTATTTATGAATAAGTTCTATAAGAACTTGGTAGAGATGGAGAGTGAAGAGATTGGTTTCTTCGATAGGATTTCTCTTTGGTTTAATAATTATGAACCAGAGCTGTTTGATTATAAAACTAAGGCTCTTCGTGAGACCAAGCTAGAAATGCTTGATCATCCTTATTACGATCATCCGGTGCATTGGGCTTCTTTTGTGATTACCGGGAAGTGA
- a CDS encoding M28 family peptidase, whose protein sequence is MHKKVLSPQNILLLLVAVTLACSGSKKTITAPAPSVLEFSRTITAEGLRTDLSVLAHDSLRGRRTGDIGLDMAANYLAKRYASIGLEAVGDDGTYFQHFDLNRPITNGYEYRVYDSEGELVDESSHNATSLGNFRTWRAGEPDLQGEIVFAGYGIKNETIDQYPEDGAGKWFMVFYDRANFTTMQQQVAEKGALGIILIMSTEDSYFATQATNMQSGFGNPGGFSLKYLESEAELPSAIHMIKPSFAGTLLGLDSTDELAALSEDITSAPENFSASATGYEFGYDHDQEKNIVGSKNVVAFIEGTDPELKDEVVVLSSHYDHVGIGQPDSTGDALYNGADDDGSGTVGLLHVAQALVSAKKSGAELKRSVLILHVSAEEEGLLGSRYYSDHPIYDIENTVANLNVDMIGRRDPEFGDNGNYVYIIGGKIISSGLNDMLVEANLESVNLELSDRYNDLNDPNQFYRRSDHWNFGRLGVPFIFFFNGTHADYHRPSDEIDKIDFDALTKRSKLLFYTTAKVANAEARPEVDNQTFIERTQQQPR, encoded by the coding sequence ATGCATAAAAAAGTATTAAGTCCACAAAATATTCTACTGCTTTTAGTAGCGGTAACTCTGGCCTGCAGTGGATCCAAAAAAACAATAACTGCACCAGCTCCATCAGTATTAGAATTCTCCCGAACCATAACTGCTGAAGGGTTAAGAACAGACCTTTCCGTATTAGCCCACGACTCATTAAGAGGGCGAAGGACTGGAGACATAGGGCTTGATATGGCCGCAAACTATTTAGCAAAACGCTATGCAAGTATAGGGCTTGAAGCTGTTGGGGACGATGGCACTTATTTCCAACACTTTGATTTAAACCGCCCGATCACAAATGGATACGAATACAGGGTTTATGACTCTGAAGGTGAGTTAGTTGATGAATCATCGCACAATGCTACATCGCTAGGAAATTTCAGAACATGGAGAGCTGGCGAGCCTGATTTACAAGGAGAAATTGTATTTGCAGGTTATGGTATAAAAAATGAAACCATAGATCAGTATCCGGAAGATGGTGCTGGAAAGTGGTTCATGGTATTTTACGACAGAGCTAATTTTACAACAATGCAGCAGCAAGTGGCCGAAAAAGGTGCGCTTGGGATAATTTTAATCATGAGCACTGAAGACAGCTACTTCGCTACTCAGGCAACCAATATGCAGAGCGGTTTTGGAAACCCCGGGGGATTCTCTTTGAAATACCTGGAAAGTGAAGCAGAATTACCATCAGCTATTCATATGATTAAGCCAAGTTTTGCGGGCACTCTTCTTGGCCTGGATAGTACGGACGAGCTCGCTGCTTTATCGGAAGACATAACATCAGCGCCAGAAAATTTTTCAGCAAGTGCAACCGGCTATGAATTCGGTTACGATCACGATCAGGAGAAAAATATAGTAGGCTCTAAAAATGTGGTCGCTTTTATTGAGGGAACGGATCCAGAATTGAAGGACGAAGTAGTAGTATTAAGCTCTCATTATGACCATGTGGGAATTGGTCAGCCAGATTCTACCGGAGATGCTTTGTACAACGGAGCTGATGATGATGGAAGTGGAACGGTAGGATTGCTTCATGTTGCTCAGGCATTGGTTTCGGCAAAGAAAAGCGGTGCGGAATTAAAGAGAAGCGTACTCATATTGCATGTTTCAGCCGAAGAAGAAGGGCTTCTGGGTTCACGTTATTATTCTGATCACCCCATCTATGATATTGAGAATACCGTGGCGAACCTGAATGTAGATATGATTGGGCGTCGGGATCCCGAATTCGGAGATAATGGAAACTATGTGTACATCATTGGAGGTAAGATCATTTCTTCGGGATTGAATGACATGCTTGTAGAGGCTAATCTTGAAAGCGTAAACCTTGAGTTAAGCGATCGATATAATGATTTAAATGATCCGAACCAGTTTTACAGGAGAAGTGACCACTGGAATTTTGGCCGACTAGGAGTTCCATTTATTTTCTTCTTCAATGGAACTCATGCAGACTATCATCGCCCGTCCGATGAAATTGACAAAATCGATTTTGATGCACTAACCAAGCGATCAAAGCTGCTGTTTTATACTACCGCAAAAGTAGCTAATGCCGAAGCCAGACCAGAGGTAGATAACCAGACATTCATAGAAAGAACCCAGCAACAGCCCAGGTAA
- a CDS encoding sigma-70 family RNA polymerase sigma factor, giving the protein MDYSRFVYAVQNDDAKELASMVSVITAVLIKFLKVRMGASHHDAEDAAQNTLLLVTEKIKTDKLNNPDSIIYYLFTTAKNDYLKAIAKIKEPTFDETPETHSQEGDQLTRLLDKEKMGVLKSCLSELKSDFKEFISYWFRNPNDDTSVVADHFGISVSNAWTKKHRILKLLKDCCEKKLKF; this is encoded by the coding sequence ATGGATTACTCCCGTTTTGTATATGCTGTACAAAATGACGACGCTAAAGAACTGGCTTCGATGGTGTCTGTGATTACCGCTGTTCTTATAAAATTTTTGAAAGTTCGAATGGGGGCATCACACCATGATGCAGAAGATGCCGCTCAGAACACGCTTTTGCTGGTTACTGAAAAGATAAAAACTGATAAGCTGAATAACCCCGACTCTATTATTTACTATCTGTTTACTACTGCAAAAAACGACTACCTGAAGGCTATTGCTAAGATAAAGGAGCCTACGTTTGACGAAACTCCGGAAACTCACTCTCAGGAAGGAGATCAATTAACCCGGTTACTGGATAAGGAAAAAATGGGCGTTTTAAAATCCTGTCTATCAGAATTGAAATCAGATTTTAAAGAGTTCATTTCATATTGGTTTAGAAACCCTAATGATGATACTTCCGTTGTTGCCGATCATTTTGGTATCTCGGTAAGCAACGCGTGGACTAAGAAACACCGTATTTTAAAACTGCTTAAGGATTGCTGTGAAAAAAAATTAAAATTTTAA
- a CDS encoding tetratricopeptide repeat protein has protein sequence MKENESDILKKIDAYLKGTLSDNEIDQLWVEFAKNPELLDLLELEVGVQKIIEDEVKGVKKAKTFQLPSWTWHASAAAVILLVLSIQLFQVDSKTRLDQFVISEISADQAETGDGVRAKDRIITTADSLLNLGFSALVSGNISQALSLYDEVINNYDIEPYGSKAFTNKGIILYNQGDYEASVESFDSALERIEESRMIEEKAHWYKGNALANLNRLEEARMSVYNAYSMDGIFRKPAFLLLQKLNYDLGYFESEETDAN, from the coding sequence ATGAAAGAGAACGAATCAGACATACTAAAAAAAATCGACGCCTACCTTAAAGGAACTCTATCAGACAATGAAATTGATCAGCTTTGGGTAGAGTTTGCCAAGAACCCTGAGCTTTTGGATCTATTAGAGCTTGAGGTTGGGGTACAGAAGATTATTGAAGATGAGGTTAAAGGAGTAAAAAAGGCGAAAACCTTCCAACTTCCTTCATGGACCTGGCATGCTTCAGCTGCAGCGGTTATCCTGCTTGTTCTCTCTATTCAACTTTTTCAGGTTGATTCTAAAACCAGGCTGGATCAGTTTGTGATTTCAGAAATTTCCGCTGACCAGGCAGAAACAGGTGACGGAGTACGGGCTAAAGATAGGATCATCACTACTGCTGATTCTCTGTTGAATCTCGGCTTTAGCGCACTGGTTTCAGGAAATATCAGTCAGGCTCTTTCACTTTATGATGAGGTAATCAATAACTACGATATTGAGCCTTATGGTTCGAAGGCTTTTACTAATAAGGGCATTATACTCTACAATCAGGGTGATTATGAAGCATCGGTCGAATCATTTGATTCTGCTTTAGAACGTATAGAAGAGAGCCGAATGATTGAAGAAAAGGCACATTGGTATAAAGGAAATGCCCTTGCAAATCTTAACCGCCTTGAGGAGGCCCGGATGTCGGTCTATAATGCATACTCAATGGATGGTATTTTCAGAAAGCCTGCCTTCCTCCTTCTTCAAAAGCTTAACTATGATTTAGGCTACTTTGAATCCGAAGAGACGGATGCAAATTAG
- the ppk1 gene encoding polyphosphate kinase 1, with protein MKSSLSPDELDYDPIEEQKKRRGVKSKNKKKNQILKEKGLHKDQSSSSLRIFGDEYFFNYELSWLKFNDRVLAEAKRERNKLLERVKFIGIVCSNLDEFFQKRVGGLKRQLHAGVKSLSVDGMSASDQLKSIRNDVLSMIEDYRSCFFNDLIPALQEAGISIKHYNELTDYQKKVSDRFFQKQLYPIITPLAVDESHPFPFISNQSLSFAIELQNPSSKEKFFARIKIPANRPRFIQVHRRGNKVVLVPIEDLIASKIGTFFPGMRVLSAHLFRVTRNASVERQEEEADDLLEVIEDELRERKFAEIVRLELDKDMPRHIKKYLIKNLYINWNDVYEMEGTIGLVDAFQIAGLQGFSRLKSRGWIPVLHPSLKHEVDEEIPSIFSVIREGDFMVHHPYHSFALSTQRFISEAARDPKVLAIKQTLYRTSKDSPLMHSIMEAAEDGKQVAVLVEIKARFDEERNINWAQQLENVGVHVSYGIPGLKIHTKVTMVVREEEDGLRTYCHIGTGNYHPDTATLYEDLGLFTCDETIASDVTDIFNLLTGYAPDQTFEKLFVAPKHMRNQMTELIEFETNEAKNGRPSRIIAKMNSLEDPIIIQKLYEASNAGVKIDLIVRGVCRLIPGKEGLSENITVHSVIGRFLEHSRIYYFHNAGNHIYTMGSADWMHRNLDARVEAIVPIEKEPLKKYLQFMLNIYLNDNQQRWELNTDGTYTRIEKQKGTRKIATHKVLMNHIKDSASPIPMENHKED; from the coding sequence ATGAAATCATCACTCTCTCCAGACGAACTCGACTATGATCCTATTGAAGAGCAAAAGAAGAGGAGAGGGGTAAAATCTAAGAATAAAAAGAAAAACCAGATCCTAAAGGAAAAAGGACTGCACAAAGATCAAAGCTCAAGCAGCTTACGCATTTTTGGGGATGAATACTTTTTCAACTACGAGCTTAGCTGGCTCAAATTTAACGACCGGGTTCTTGCGGAGGCTAAAAGAGAAAGGAATAAACTACTTGAGCGGGTAAAATTCATCGGAATTGTTTGTTCTAACCTGGATGAGTTTTTTCAGAAAAGAGTGGGTGGTCTCAAGCGCCAGTTGCATGCTGGTGTGAAGTCTCTTTCTGTAGATGGAATGTCTGCCTCTGATCAGCTGAAGTCCATTCGAAATGATGTGCTTTCGATGATCGAGGATTATCGAAGCTGTTTTTTTAATGATCTAATTCCAGCCTTGCAAGAAGCGGGCATAAGCATTAAGCATTATAACGAGCTTACTGATTATCAAAAAAAAGTGAGCGATCGGTTCTTTCAAAAGCAGCTGTACCCTATTATTACTCCACTTGCTGTAGATGAGTCTCATCCTTTCCCTTTTATTTCCAACCAGAGCCTTTCTTTTGCTATCGAGCTTCAAAATCCCTCTTCAAAAGAGAAGTTTTTTGCCCGAATAAAAATTCCTGCGAACCGTCCCCGGTTTATCCAGGTACATCGAAGGGGAAATAAAGTGGTACTGGTTCCGATAGAAGATTTGATAGCGAGTAAAATAGGTACCTTTTTTCCGGGCATGAGAGTGCTTTCAGCTCATTTGTTTAGAGTAACCCGAAATGCGTCTGTTGAAAGGCAGGAAGAAGAGGCGGATGACCTGCTGGAAGTAATTGAAGATGAACTTAGGGAGAGGAAGTTTGCAGAGATTGTACGGCTGGAGCTTGATAAGGACATGCCTCGCCATATAAAGAAATACCTGATCAAAAACCTCTATATCAACTGGAACGATGTGTATGAGATGGAGGGGACCATTGGGTTGGTAGATGCATTCCAGATTGCAGGTTTGCAAGGGTTTTCAAGGCTGAAATCAAGGGGCTGGATTCCTGTCCTTCATCCTTCACTCAAACATGAAGTTGACGAAGAAATCCCAAGTATTTTTTCGGTAATTCGTGAAGGGGATTTCATGGTTCATCACCCCTATCATAGTTTTGCTTTATCTACGCAGCGATTTATTTCTGAAGCGGCCAGAGACCCAAAAGTTTTGGCGATAAAACAAACACTTTACCGAACCTCTAAAGACTCTCCTTTGATGCATTCCATTATGGAAGCTGCTGAAGATGGAAAGCAGGTAGCTGTACTGGTTGAAATTAAAGCACGCTTTGATGAGGAGAGAAATATCAATTGGGCTCAGCAACTGGAAAATGTTGGAGTTCATGTTTCCTATGGCATACCAGGCTTAAAAATCCATACCAAAGTTACCATGGTCGTTCGTGAAGAAGAAGACGGACTTAGAACGTATTGCCATATCGGAACCGGGAACTACCATCCTGATACAGCCACACTTTATGAGGACCTGGGTTTATTTACTTGTGATGAAACCATAGCCTCAGATGTAACGGATATTTTTAACCTGTTAACAGGCTATGCACCAGATCAGACTTTCGAGAAATTGTTTGTGGCCCCTAAGCATATGCGTAATCAAATGACTGAGCTTATTGAATTCGAAACGAATGAGGCTAAAAATGGCAGGCCCTCTCGAATTATCGCCAAAATGAATAGCCTTGAAGACCCGATTATTATTCAGAAATTATATGAAGCCTCTAATGCCGGAGTAAAGATCGATCTGATAGTACGAGGAGTATGTAGGTTAATACCAGGAAAAGAAGGTTTAAGTGAAAACATTACCGTTCACTCAGTAATAGGACGATTCCTGGAACATTCGCGCATTTACTATTTCCACAATGCTGGAAATCACATTTATACCATGGGATCTGCTGACTGGATGCACCGGAACCTGGATGCAAGGGTTGAAGCTATCGTACCTATAGAGAAGGAGCCATTGAAGAAGTATCTTCAGTTTATGCTCAATATTTACCTGAATGATAATCAGCAAAGATGGGAATTAAACACAGATGGAACGTATACTCGTATCGAAAAGCAGAAGGGAACAAGAAAGATAGCAACCCATAAAGTGCTTATGAATCACATAAAGGATTCAGCCTCTCCTATCCCAATGGAAAATCATAAGGAAGATTGA
- the ruvB gene encoding Holliday junction branch migration DNA helicase RuvB gives MQNPLLNPSEKEEAFEQSVRPSSLSEFIGQQKAISNLNVFIKAAKQRGDALDHVILSGPPGLGKTTLSYIIAQEMGVNIRPTTGPVLEKPGDLAGMLTNLEQGDVLFIDEIHRLNPVIEEYLYSAMEDFKLDIVIDSGPNARSIQIDLNHFTLVGATTRKGMLTAPLRARFGIDMRLDYYDVELLQRIALRSAHIMGFGITEEGAHEVASRSRGTPRIVNKLLRRTRDFAQVDGLTSIDQKIADKALNALDVDANGLDEMDIRMLRSIIENYKGGPVGLSTLGVAVGEDKGTIEEVYEPYLIKEGFLQRTPKGRVATQKAYQYLGVSQQGDSSDLFG, from the coding sequence GTGCAAAATCCCTTGTTAAATCCCAGTGAAAAAGAAGAAGCTTTTGAACAATCGGTACGACCTTCTTCTCTCTCTGAGTTTATAGGTCAGCAAAAAGCCATTTCTAATCTTAATGTATTTATTAAGGCAGCTAAACAGAGAGGCGATGCACTGGATCATGTGATTTTATCCGGGCCTCCCGGACTTGGTAAAACCACGCTCTCTTATATCATTGCACAAGAAATGGGAGTTAATATCCGCCCTACAACTGGCCCTGTGCTTGAAAAGCCCGGTGATTTAGCGGGCATGCTTACCAATCTGGAACAGGGGGATGTTCTTTTTATCGATGAAATACATCGGCTCAATCCTGTGATTGAAGAATACTTGTACTCAGCAATGGAGGATTTCAAGCTGGATATTGTGATTGACTCTGGTCCAAATGCCCGAAGCATTCAAATTGACCTGAACCACTTTACTCTTGTTGGGGCAACCACCCGAAAGGGAATGCTTACAGCCCCTCTTAGAGCTCGCTTCGGTATCGATATGCGCCTGGATTATTATGATGTCGAGTTACTACAGCGCATCGCCCTTCGCTCTGCACATATTATGGGCTTTGGTATTACAGAAGAGGGGGCTCATGAAGTTGCCAGTCGAAGCCGTGGAACACCAAGAATTGTGAATAAACTTCTCCGCCGAACAAGAGACTTTGCCCAAGTGGATGGCCTGACTAGTATCGATCAAAAAATTGCAGACAAAGCCTTGAATGCCCTGGATGTAGATGCCAATGGCCTGGATGAAATGGATATCCGCATGCTCCGATCTATTATAGAAAACTATAAAGGTGGGCCGGTAGGTCTAAGCACTCTTGGCGTAGCTGTGGGTGAAGACAAAGGAACCATTGAGGAAGTATATGAGCCTTACCTAATCAAAGAAGGGTTTTTACAGCGCACACCTAAGGGGCGGGTAGCTACACAAAAAGCGTATCAGTATTTGGGTGTTTCTCAGCAAGGAGATTCTTCAGATTTGTTTGGATAG
- a CDS encoding T9SS C-terminal target domain-containing protein: MYATNNADDDRVNYWSNSLFDGSNSNTNQPKLATDNTDVARLILERADDVAAFRPLPQLNASISGRWSVQANTYDVWTSNVSGGLPPYDYYWYRKNSGSSSYTYVGNGTSYGQTVTVDMDLKLVVIDDVNNSFTDYHSVDAISSGGSGCGPFTCPQPKLVGETIPESYSLSNNYPNPFNPSTKISFALPEQSNVELTIYNTMGQLVSTLQNGSLGEGSYEITFDAGALPSGLYIARLSAIGSSGESFINEIKMQLVK; the protein is encoded by the coding sequence ATGTATGCGACTAACAATGCAGATGATGATAGGGTAAATTATTGGTCAAACTCTCTTTTTGATGGTTCAAATAGTAATACCAACCAACCAAAACTGGCTACAGATAATACCGATGTAGCAAGACTAATTTTAGAAAGAGCGGATGACGTAGCTGCATTCCGCCCTCTTCCACAATTGAATGCTTCAATAAGTGGGAGATGGTCGGTACAAGCGAATACTTATGATGTTTGGACATCTAATGTATCTGGTGGGTTACCCCCGTATGATTATTACTGGTATAGAAAAAATTCTGGTTCTTCCAGCTACACATATGTTGGTAACGGAACTTCCTACGGGCAAACGGTTACCGTTGATATGGATTTAAAGTTGGTTGTTATTGATGATGTGAATAATTCATTTACTGATTACCACAGCGTTGATGCAATATCATCAGGCGGATCGGGTTGTGGGCCGTTCACTTGCCCTCAGCCAAAGTTGGTTGGAGAAACCATCCCCGAATCATATTCCTTATCGAATAACTACCCAAATCCGTTTAATCCAAGTACGAAAATCTCATTTGCACTTCCAGAGCAGTCGAATGTGGAACTAACTATCTATAATACAATGGGGCAATTAGTTTCCACCTTGCAAAATGGGAGTTTAGGAGAAGGTAGTTATGAAATTACCTTTGACGCAGGCGCCCTTCCAAGCGGCTTGTATATTGCACGATTATCAGCTATAGGCTCTTCTGGCGAAAGCTTTATAAATGAAATAAAAATGCAATTAGTAAAATAA